GGGGGGCCACATGGTAGGGCAGCGTCGAGGTCGCCGCAGCGACCGAGACCTGCCGTATCTGCTGGCCCCAGAATCCTTTCTGGGGCCTTTCGGGGGGCCACATGGTAGGGCAGCGTCGAGGTCGCCGCAGCGACCGAGACCTGCCGCATCTGCTGGCCCCAGAATCCTTTCTGGGGCCTTTCGGGGGGCCACATGGTAGGGCAGCGTCGAGGTCGCCGCAGCGACCGAGACCTGCCGTATCCTTTGGAGTGGCAGGTCTGCACCACCTGTGCCGGCTTCCACCATGCCCTACGTTGGTTACGAACGCTCTCAGCGCTTTCTCGTGGCCGCCTGGTTGCGCAACCGTCTGCCGACCTCGCGAAGTGTAGCCTCATCGTCCGGATGAATCGAGCCGTCGGCCAGAGGCCCGGTGTTGAGCAGCAGGTTGGCATCCTGGGCCCGGGCGTCGGCCAACATCCTCATCACGTCGTCACCGGTCTTATGTTTGCCTTCGGCGGACTTATCATAACCCCATGCGGCCGGCTGCAACGTGTCGCAGATTTCCACCGGCTTGCCGCGATTCTTCTCCCATACGGCGACGGCTGCATCGCCGCCCCGCTTGAGGGCCGCCGCCTTGCGCTCCGGCGCGACAAAGTCCTCGTCGCCGTTGGCTCCCTGCTTGAAAGAGATCAGACAGCCCGGCTGGAGCGAGCGGATCAGGCCGTACGTCTCCTTCAGCGGAAACAGTTCCGGCCGCCCGTAGTACCCCATCAGAGGGTCGAGCCAGAGTCCGGCAAGCGGCCCGTATTGTGTCAGCAGCTCGCGCATCTGAGCATGAACGAAGTCGAGGTAATGTCGAAAATCCTCGTCCTTGCGGAACAGATAGGTCGGCTCCGGCTTGTCATAGGCCGGTCGTGCGACCGGGCAGCGCTCGTCGCGAGGGAAAAAGTACGGATGCTTCCAGTCTAAGGCATACGAGTAGTACAGAAACAAACCGACCTTCTTCTTGCGGCACGCCTCGGCCAGCTCTCCGACCAGGTCACGCTTGGCCGGGCTGCTCACGCTGTTGTAGTCCGTCTGTGACGTGCGAAACAGGCAGAACCCATCGTGATGACGAGAGGTGATGTTGACGTACTTCATCCCCGCGGCCAGAGCCAGATCAACCATGTGGTCGGCATCAAACTTCTCGGCCGTAAACGTGTCCTTGAGCTTCACGTACTCGGCCACGGGAATCTTGTCCCGATACATCACCCACTCCCCGCGACCTAACTGGCTGTAGAGACCGTAATGCATGAACAGCCCAAATCCGGCGTGGCGGAACCATTCGACGGAAGCCCCGCGAGGATCAGCCCGATCATCAGCCTCCGAGCAGCTCATGTACGCCGGCACCGCCGACGTGCAGCCGGATATGCCCGGCAGCAGCCAGAAAGCCGCAGCCGATCCGGAGGATTTCAGCAGCGCCCTCCTGCTGACGCGTTGAGACCCCTGCCCAGGGGATGAAGCGTTCGTCTGTTGCATACGACCTCCAACGAACTGACGGTGACCGTGCGCCAGAGGGGCACAGGTATGTAACCTGAGGCGTGAGCCCCAGGTATCGGTACGGCCAACACCTATCAAGCCCCCAAGGGGCGGCAGCGGATTACCTGCACCAGGACCCCACGGATCCTACCGGGGCTTCTGGCGATCGTCCGCTCGACAAGCTGCACACTGTTCACTTGCGAGCTTTCGGCGTCGCCGGCCCGGCCCCCTGCTGCATGAGGGCCCTGACCCTGTCTGCAAACTGCTCCGTATAACGCTTCTGCAACTCCGTGCGAAGGCTTTTGTCTGCGGTGATGATCACCAGACGCGTCACGTCAACCTTGCCCAGTTCGAGTCGCAACTGCGACCCGGTTGACGCCCATTTCACCTCCCTGGTGCCCTGGCTGGTGATCTCGAAGGCATCAGCGGCTCTCAACCACGCGGGCGTCTTGACTGTCACGGCGGCGTTCTCAACCGGCCGAATGTCGGTACCCTCATCGTGGTTCGTATACTGGTCGTTGACCACCAACAAAACCAGCGAGTCCACACCGGCCAGCAACGTCCGAGTCCAGATCGCCCCTTCCGTCTTGAGGGACACCTCGGCAGGGCAACCCGTCAAAAACAGCGGCCCGGCCGTGCGGACCTCGGCGCCCAACAGGCCGATCTCTCGGTACAACGCCGCTGCGGCAGCATTGCCATCCTGAACGGCCGCTCCAACCCCGTATGCGGCCTTCTCACCCTTGTCCGCCGGCGTGTACCACCAGTACGAAAGCCCTTGCGCCCCCGCCGCAAGCGCATAGAAGACTTCAATCCGCTTCTCAGGAGGCGTCGGAAAGCGAAATCGGCGATTGGCCCTGTTGTCGACGTGGCTGCACGAATACAGAATGATGTGCAGCGGCTTGGGCTCGCACGCCGACCGACAGACGTCCGCCACCGCATAAACATAAGTCGCCTTGCTGTAAGCCTTGATCCGCTCAGGGTGCTCCTGGTACGCCGTCCGGAGCCGATTCTGGTAGTAAGGATCCGCCGCCAGCACGTCCGGCACCTGCCCGTAGATGTACCAGTTCTGTGGCTTGTAGGTCATGTCCACGTTCAGCAATTGCAGGCGGCCGGCATCCGCCTTGCGCAACTCGCCGGATCGCTGGAGCGTCCACATTGCCAGAGCCCCGATCTTCTTGTCCTCGGGAATGCCTTCGAAGCGGAAATCGGCACAGTCCGGCTCATCGTGGATGAAGAACAGGTACGGATCCTTCTGCCCCCATTTCTGGTGCTCGTCGATCACCGCGCGAAAACCCAGCTCTTTGAGCCGCCGCTGGCCGGCCTCGCTCTTGTAAAACGTCTGTACGGCCGGCGACCCCACCTGCGGCATCTGCACGTTAATGTTGTGCGCAACCAGCTCGGTCACGTAGTTCTCGCCGACGCTCAAATCGTTCGCCTTGCCCGGCTTGCCGCCCCACATGCCATAGGCGAATTCGTCGGCCCAAACCCGGACGCCGGCTGAGGCCGTCTCACCATCGTCAAACACCCCCTGTACACAATGAAGAGAAGCGGGCTCCATCGGCCGGGACAAGCGAATGACCGCCGGCACCACAGCCGCGCTGGCATCTCGACCAATGACGGCCGACGCTGTAACGTCCGTTCCATCGATCAGTATTCTCGCGGGCGCGGCTCCTGACTGTCCTTGGTGACGGAAGTACAGATAAAGAACGTCGCGACCGGGCGAAAACGAGGCTCCCGCCACCCGAGCACCCTTGGTTCGGACGGGAACCGACACCTCAATCTTGCCGCCCGGATGAATCAGCGTCAGCGGCAGACTCGGATTCCTGGGCACGGTGCGAAGCCGCACCACCACCTCACATGTCTGCCCCGGGGAAACCTTGTTCGGCTCAACCTTCCACCAGATCGGCTCGCCCAAGGCGAAAAGGTGATCCATGGTGTCCTGGGGCAGGCCCGCGAAGTAGATGCTTGCCGGCTTACGGTTCTTGCGTTGCTCCGAGAAGACGATCACCTTTTTGAGACTGATGCCGTCCAGCAGAACGTCTTCGATCACCAGCGGTTTCGACGTGGTGTTTTTGAGAAAGACGTGCAGTGACCCCCCGAGCGGCTCCTTGAATCCCTCATACCTGGCGTTGTCGATTTCGCCGTCCGGTGTCGTCCAGCCCTCGTGCCAGAAGACGGCATAGTCGGGGAACGATTCGTCCGCACGGAAGTAGGCACCCAACACGCCCGCGTCGGCGGCCATCGCGGCGCACGCCGAAAACCACGTTGCAGCAGCCCCAAACCAGTATCTGCTCACCGTTTTGCCGCACATCGACAAACCCCCTTCTGAGCCGGGATCAGGACCGGAATCGAATCGAGTACAAGTCGGCATCCTTCATCACGAATCGCAACCGCACCGGCTTGCCGGCCAGCCTGCTCACGTCAGGCCCACCCTTCCAGTTGACGATCCGCTCAATCTCGTCGCCCCAGATCTCGACCGCATCATTCAGTCCCAAGCCGGGGATCGGTTGCCCGTCGGCATCCTCGATGCCGACCTTCACGCTTCCGACCGCCGAGGTCGACATGTTTAGCACCAGCTTTGACCCCTCGAACACCAGCGGCTTGGTCACGAACTCCCCGCCTTCGTACGGGGCATTGACGCTGACGAACCCGTCCAGTCGCATCGTTCCTCTACGAATTTGCGGGATCCGGCCGGTGTTCTCAGGATAGTTTTCGTAGTGCTCCGTCCAGTAGATGGACATCTCCGCCGGCCCGGTCTGCAGAATGCCCCACGCCGGCGTGCTGTTGCCGTGGGCTCCGCCCCAGTTTTCCGGATCCAGCCCCGGCCGAATGAAGGCCTCCATGAACAGGCGGTCAAAATGCAGGCCGTCGCGCCCGGCCATGAATACCGCGTCTGACAAGCCGTCCGTCTTCCGATTATCGAACCCGACCGTGCTGCGTTCCTGCGGCGGTACGAACCGCATCGGAAACCCCAGATATATGTGCTCGGCGCGGAAATAAGGCACGACCCCGTTAGTGTAGAAATGCTCCAAAGGAGCGTCCCCGTAGTCCAGCGGCACGGGTTGGGTCCAGTTGGTGAAATCCTTGGACGTGGCCCGACAGACGCCGCGCTTGCCCTTTATGCCCTGGCGAAGGTAGCAAACGTACTCCTCGCGGTTAGAGTCCCAGAACGCACAGTTGTGCGAATCGAACGAGCCCTCGGTGATGATCGGCCGCGCGCCGAGCCGTTTCCAGTGGACACCGTCCGGCGACGCGAAGGCGAAAAGCACCTTGCGATCATCCTTCTCGCCGGGCGGAGTCGCCCTTCCCAGGGTGACCGCCTTGTATCGCTGCGCGGGCAGTGCCGAAGGGTTGGTGTCCTTGAACGGCGAGAAGTTGTGAGATTCCCAGTAAGCTTTTTTCTCACCGGTCCAGACGACATTGTTTGCCTTTGAGCCGTCGACGGGGAAAAGGCCAAGCCTGGGCCGTGCCCAGGTGATGCCGTCCTTGCTCTCGGCCAGACACGTGTACTCCCGCCCCAGGTCGCCCCCGCCGCGATAATACATGCGATACACGTCGCCGTCCTGCAGCATGGTGACGTAGCCGCTCTGGCCGCCTTCCCAGGGGGCGTCGAAGCGAAACACGACTTCGCGAGGCACAGGCCGGTTCAACTGCAGCCGAGCACCGTCCACCTTGTCAATCAGACGTCCGTCGACGAATAGTTCAAGGCGCGAACCGACGTCCACGGCCTCGGCGGCACACGCAGCCGGAGCCGGACAACAACAGATCAGCACAACTGCCAGGGTCCTAAGGTTCGTCGTTCTCATGCGGTTGCTCTCCAGCCATGATCGTCTGTCAATAGGCACGGCGGCTCTCAGCGCACCGTGAACGAATAGAGATGACCGGGCGGCATCACGCTGAACCGCAGCCTGACGGCTTTGCCGCCGGCCAGGTCACCCAGCGTCTTTCCCTCGAATCGAATCTCGTGCCGCAATGAGTCACCCGTCACTCTCGCCTCGCCGAGAATTCTGCCGTCAGCACCAATCGCAGCCACTGAAACCGGGCCGGTCGCATTGATGGTCAGATCGTTGCCCGTCGTCACCAGCGGTTTGGTGGTCAGGGTGCCGCCAACCACCGACACGAATCCATCGATTCGCAGCCGGGCCCGAAAGATGCCGCCGCCGAAGAGACGCTTGTCCGGCGGAGCGTTCTTGCCCCACGAGGACGCACTGTAGTAGTAAATGAGTTCGTCGCCGATCCGCAGGGGGCCCTGGCTGAACTCGCTCATGTACCCGCCGTCATTGCGGCCATTGTTGCCCCCCTGCGGGCCGTTCGGGATGAATACCTCGGGCACGCCCGTGTCGTTCTTGAATGAGACCTTGTGCCAATTCAACCCGTCACGGCTGACAACCAGCTTGAAGAACGCGCACCCGCTCTCGGAATACGGGTAGTCATCCTTCCCGTGCCAGACTTTCAGCCCGCCGAGCCACAAAGACTCGTATCGCCAAGCCGTACTGGCATAGAACTCGTCGGCCGGCCCGTTGTTGTCCTTCGCCTCGGCCGGAGGCAAAAGGGCGATGCGATCGATACGATCGCCCTCGAACGGCTCATCCAGCCGATCGAAAAAGTGGTACGCCCGACTGCGAAGGTTGTTGCCCGCGCGGCCCACCTTCTCGCTGGTAAAAAATTTGAAGATGCCGAGAAAACGGTTGTCGATCGGGTCGTGATAGAAGAGCGTCACGTCCCCGGGACCATACACCTCCTTGCCGTCCTGTTCGATCCGACGGGCACTGGTGTCACCCGGGCCGGCCCAGGCGTTTACCACCAGGTTGAGACGGTCCCATTTGCGGCCGTCCTGCGATCGCACGTAGTAGATGCCTTCGCGATTCGGACCATAGTTGGCGTAGTAGAGCCAGCCCTTGTACGGCCATTCGCCATCCCGAGTGTCGTAAAAGCATGAGAAAACGTCAATCCCGGGCTTGCCGATCGCGCCCGGTTCCTTCTCCGGAGGCGGACCCAAGGTGATTTCCTCGAATTCCCCGCCCTCGCCGGTGTCCCAGTTCAGCCCGTCCTTGGAGGTGAAGCGGTACATGTTTCGCTCGACGAAACCCTGCGAGAACATGACATACTTCTTGAGCCGGGTGTCGAACACGATGGTGCCGTAAGCCAGGATCGTTGTCCCCGGCCTCGCGGCGATGATCGGTTCATTCCCGCCCTCGTCCTTCACCGGGCAGT
Above is a window of Phycisphaerae bacterium DNA encoding:
- a CDS encoding alpha-L-fucosidase, giving the protein MSCSEADDRADPRGASVEWFRHAGFGLFMHYGLYSQLGRGEWVMYRDKIPVAEYVKLKDTFTAEKFDADHMVDLALAAGMKYVNITSRHHDGFCLFRTSQTDYNSVSSPAKRDLVGELAEACRKKKVGLFLYYSYALDWKHPYFFPRDERCPVARPAYDKPEPTYLFRKDEDFRHYLDFVHAQMRELLTQYGPLAGLWLDPLMGYYGRPELFPLKETYGLIRSLQPGCLISFKQGANGDEDFVAPERKAAALKRGGDAAVAVWEKNRGKPVEICDTLQPAAWGYDKSAEGKHKTGDDVMRMLADARAQDANLLLNTGPLADGSIHPDDEATLREVGRRLRNQAATRKR